The following are encoded in a window of Panicum virgatum strain AP13 chromosome 5N, P.virgatum_v5, whole genome shotgun sequence genomic DNA:
- the LOC120672521 gene encoding transcription factor GTE4-like isoform X1, which yields MASGPPSPSGKPYSRKSHASSKAPSVPSFDAHTNGPLLPSVTFSLPSTPASRRELRRRLSAELAQVRAASKRLNSLQAPAPSSALSATDPSTPLPPQQPASKHKSKKGGGAPQPQPHLSAEARRKLYAPVFKSCSALLSRLMKHKHSWVFNKPVDASALGLHDYHTIITKPMDLGTVKSKLAAGHYKSPREFAGDVRLTFQNAMTYNPKGQDVHFMAEQLLNMFEEKWPEIEAEVAQLSPQPPTPSSAAPRKPKEIDNSRVLERSDSTVHAAGVEAAPKPHTGRPPVLKKPKAREPNKRDMTFWEKQRLSNNLQDLPPEKLDNVVQIIKKRNLSLSQHDDEIEVDIDSFDVETLWELDRFVTNYKKSITKNKRKAELSAVRPDEAEAEAEAAAAAAAGAGAEPDQELEKIEHAKQDEADQDQIPAVQEPIPEPEAGDVEPPKENAADDNERYVGESSPGHLEEPKGETVGRSSSSGSSSSDSGSSSSDTDTDSSSADGSDAAQSPRT from the exons ATGGCCTCcgggccgccctcgccgtccggCAAGCCCTACTCCCGCAAATCCCACGCCAGCTCCAAGGCCCCCAGCGTCCCCTCCTTCGACGCCCACACCAACGGCCCGCTCCTCCCCAGCGTCACCTTCTCGCTGCCCTCCACGCCCGCCTCCCGccgggagctccgccgccgcctctctgcCGAACTCGCCCAGGTGCGCGCCGCCTCCAAGCGACTCAACTCCCTCCAGGCtccggccccctcctccgcgCTCTCCGCCACCGACCCCTCCACGCCGCTCCCCCCGCAGCAGCCGGCGTCCAAGCACAAGTCCAAGAAGGGCGGGGGAgccccgcagccgcagccgcacctctcggcggaggcgcggcgcaAGCTCTACGCTCCCGTGTTCAAGAGCTGCTCCGCGCTGCTCTCCAGGCTGATGAAGCACAAGCACAGCTGGGTGTTCAACAAGCCGGTAGATGCGAGCGCGCTTGGCCTGCATGACTACCATACCATCATCACCAAGCCCATGGACCTAGGCACAGTCAAATCAAAGCTAGCGGCTGGACACTACAAGTCACCACGGGAATTCGCCGGGGATGTGCGTCTCACGTTCCAGAACGCCATGACGTACAACCCCAAGGGGCAGGACGTGCACTTCATGGCCGAGCAGCTGCTGAACATGTTTGAGGAGAAGTGGCCGGAGATTGAAGCTGAGGTTGCGCAGCTATCACCACAGCCTCCTACACCATCATCGGCTGCACCCAGGAAGCCAAAGGAGATAGACAATTCTAGGGTGCTAGAGAGGTCGGATTCGACCGTCCATGCTGCCGGGGTGGAAGCTGCACCGAAGCCGCACACTGGCAGACCCCCGGTTTTAAAGAAGCCCAAGGCAAGGGAGCCAAATAAGAGGGATATGACCTTCTGGGAGAAGCAGCGGCTTAGCAATAACCTCCAGGATTTGCCACCGGAGAAGCTAGACAATGTTGTTCAGATCATAAAGAAGAGGAACCTGTCACTCAGCCAGCATGATGATGAGATTGAGGTTGATATTGATAGCTTTGATGTTGAAACATTATGGGAGCTTGATAGATTTGTGACAAACTATAAGAAGAGTATAACTAAGAATAAGCGGAAGGCTGAGCTTTCCGCAGTAAGGCCAGATGAGGCTGAGGCTGAGGCtgaggctgcggctgcggctgcggctggggCTGGGGCTGAGCCTGATCAGGAGCTGGAGAAGATAGAGCACGCAAAGCAGGATGAGGCAGATCAGGATCAGATTCCTGCAGTACAAGAACCG ATTCCAGAACCAGAAGCAGGTGATGTTGAACCACCAAAGGAAAATGCAGCAG ATGACAATGAGAGATATGTGGGTGAATCATCACCAGGTCATTTGGAAGAACCAAAGGGAGAGACTGTTGGTAGATCAAGTAGTTCTGGAAGCTCTAGCAGTGACTCTGGCTCGTCCTCTAGTG ATACGGACACAGATAGTTCATCAGCAGATGGCTCTGATGCTGCACAGTCACCCAGAACGTAG
- the LOC120672521 gene encoding transcription factor GTE4-like isoform X2, which yields MASGPPSPSGKPYSRKSHASSKAPSVPSFDAHTNGPLLPSVTFSLPSTPASRRELRRRLSAELAQVRAASKRLNSLQAPAPSSALSATDPSTPLPPQQPASKHKSKKGGGAPQPQPHLSAEARRKLYAPVFKSCSALLSRLMKHKHSWVFNKPVDASALGLHDYHTIITKPMDLGTVKSKLAAGHYKSPREFAGDVRLTFQNAMTYNPKGQDVHFMAEQLLNMFEEKWPEIEAEVAQLSPQPPTPSSAAPRKPKEIDNSRVLERSDSTVHAAGVEAAPKPHTGRPPVLKKPKAREPNKRDMTFWEKQRLSNNLQDLPPEKLDNVVQIIKKRNLSLSQHDDEIEVDIDSFDVETLWELDRFVTNYKKSITKNKRKAELSAVRPDEAEAEAEAAAAAAAGAGAEPDQELEKIEHAKQDEADQDQIPAVQEPIPEPEAGDVEPPKENAAGHLEEPKGETVGRSSSSGSSSSDSGSSSSDTDTDSSSADGSDAAQSPRT from the exons ATGGCCTCcgggccgccctcgccgtccggCAAGCCCTACTCCCGCAAATCCCACGCCAGCTCCAAGGCCCCCAGCGTCCCCTCCTTCGACGCCCACACCAACGGCCCGCTCCTCCCCAGCGTCACCTTCTCGCTGCCCTCCACGCCCGCCTCCCGccgggagctccgccgccgcctctctgcCGAACTCGCCCAGGTGCGCGCCGCCTCCAAGCGACTCAACTCCCTCCAGGCtccggccccctcctccgcgCTCTCCGCCACCGACCCCTCCACGCCGCTCCCCCCGCAGCAGCCGGCGTCCAAGCACAAGTCCAAGAAGGGCGGGGGAgccccgcagccgcagccgcacctctcggcggaggcgcggcgcaAGCTCTACGCTCCCGTGTTCAAGAGCTGCTCCGCGCTGCTCTCCAGGCTGATGAAGCACAAGCACAGCTGGGTGTTCAACAAGCCGGTAGATGCGAGCGCGCTTGGCCTGCATGACTACCATACCATCATCACCAAGCCCATGGACCTAGGCACAGTCAAATCAAAGCTAGCGGCTGGACACTACAAGTCACCACGGGAATTCGCCGGGGATGTGCGTCTCACGTTCCAGAACGCCATGACGTACAACCCCAAGGGGCAGGACGTGCACTTCATGGCCGAGCAGCTGCTGAACATGTTTGAGGAGAAGTGGCCGGAGATTGAAGCTGAGGTTGCGCAGCTATCACCACAGCCTCCTACACCATCATCGGCTGCACCCAGGAAGCCAAAGGAGATAGACAATTCTAGGGTGCTAGAGAGGTCGGATTCGACCGTCCATGCTGCCGGGGTGGAAGCTGCACCGAAGCCGCACACTGGCAGACCCCCGGTTTTAAAGAAGCCCAAGGCAAGGGAGCCAAATAAGAGGGATATGACCTTCTGGGAGAAGCAGCGGCTTAGCAATAACCTCCAGGATTTGCCACCGGAGAAGCTAGACAATGTTGTTCAGATCATAAAGAAGAGGAACCTGTCACTCAGCCAGCATGATGATGAGATTGAGGTTGATATTGATAGCTTTGATGTTGAAACATTATGGGAGCTTGATAGATTTGTGACAAACTATAAGAAGAGTATAACTAAGAATAAGCGGAAGGCTGAGCTTTCCGCAGTAAGGCCAGATGAGGCTGAGGCTGAGGCtgaggctgcggctgcggctgcggctggggCTGGGGCTGAGCCTGATCAGGAGCTGGAGAAGATAGAGCACGCAAAGCAGGATGAGGCAGATCAGGATCAGATTCCTGCAGTACAAGAACCG ATTCCAGAACCAGAAGCAGGTGATGTTGAACCACCAAAGGAAAATGCAGCAG GTCATTTGGAAGAACCAAAGGGAGAGACTGTTGGTAGATCAAGTAGTTCTGGAAGCTCTAGCAGTGACTCTGGCTCGTCCTCTAGTG ATACGGACACAGATAGTTCATCAGCAGATGGCTCTGATGCTGCACAGTCACCCAGAACGTAG